A stretch of the Enterobacter mori genome encodes the following:
- the dinF gene encoding MATE family efflux transporter DinF, with protein sequence MSLLTASDKALWRLALPMIFSNITVPLLGLVDTAVIGHLDSPVYLGGVAIGATATSFLFMLLLFLRMSTTGLTAQAYGAKDPLRLARALVQPLILALGAGALIVLFRTPLIDLALHIVGGSEAVLEQARRFLEIRWLSAPASLANLVLLGWLLGVQYARAPVILLVVGNLLNIVLDLWLVMGLHMNVQGAALATAVAEYGTFLIGLWMVWRVLAMRGVSLVMLKTAWRGNIRKLLALNRDIMLRSLLLQLCFGALTVFGARLGPEIVAVNAVLMTLLTFTAYALDGFAYAVEAHSGQAYGARESGQLREVWRAACRQSGLVALAFALIYACLGEQIVALLTSLPSLRELASHYVVWQVILPVVGVWCYLLDGMFIGATRGAEMRNSMAVAAAGFGLTLLTLPYLGNHGLWLALAVFLALRGLSLAFIWHRHWRNNTWLPSRHDIS encoded by the coding sequence ATGTCACTGCTGACAGCTTCTGATAAGGCATTGTGGCGTCTTGCACTGCCGATGATTTTTTCCAATATCACCGTTCCCTTGCTTGGCCTGGTGGACACTGCGGTGATTGGTCATCTGGATTCCCCCGTTTATCTGGGCGGCGTGGCGATTGGCGCAACGGCGACCAGTTTTCTCTTTATGCTGCTGCTCTTTTTACGCATGAGTACCACGGGGCTTACGGCACAAGCCTATGGCGCGAAAGATCCGCTGCGACTGGCGCGCGCGCTGGTGCAACCACTCATTCTGGCACTTGGGGCAGGTGCCTTAATCGTTCTCTTTCGCACGCCGCTGATTGATCTGGCGCTGCATATTGTGGGTGGCAGCGAGGCGGTACTGGAGCAGGCGCGTCGCTTCCTTGAAATCCGCTGGCTCAGCGCGCCCGCATCACTGGCAAACCTGGTTCTGCTGGGCTGGCTGCTGGGCGTGCAGTACGCTCGTGCGCCGGTCATCCTACTGGTAGTGGGAAACCTTTTGAACATCGTGCTCGACCTCTGGCTGGTGATGGGCCTGCACATGAACGTACAGGGCGCGGCGCTGGCAACAGCAGTCGCAGAATACGGCACGTTTCTCATCGGCCTGTGGATGGTCTGGCGCGTACTGGCCATGCGTGGCGTCTCCCTTGTCATGCTGAAAACCGCGTGGCGCGGCAACATCCGCAAGCTGCTGGCGCTGAACCGCGACATTATGCTGCGCTCATTACTGCTTCAGCTCTGCTTTGGCGCGCTGACGGTCTTTGGGGCGCGACTTGGGCCGGAGATCGTCGCGGTTAATGCGGTCCTGATGACGCTGCTGACCTTTACCGCGTATGCGCTGGATGGCTTTGCCTATGCCGTTGAAGCCCATTCGGGGCAAGCGTATGGCGCACGCGAAAGCGGCCAGCTCCGCGAGGTGTGGCGGGCGGCTTGCCGTCAGTCAGGCCTGGTGGCACTGGCGTTTGCACTCATTTACGCCTGTCTGGGTGAACAAATCGTTGCCTTACTCACCTCCCTCCCATCGCTGCGCGAACTGGCGAGTCACTATGTCGTCTGGCAGGTGATCTTACCGGTGGTGGGCGTGTGGTGTTATCTGCTGGATGGCATGTTTATTGGCGCGACGCGAGGTGCGGAGATGCGCAATAGCATGGCGGTCGCGGCTGCAGGTTTTGGCCTGACGCTGCTGACCTTACCGTATTTGGGCAACCACGGTTTATGGCTGGCACTGGCAGTTTTTCTCGCGTTACGTGGCCTGTCGCTGGCCTTTATCTGGCACCGTCACTGGCGAAATAACACCTGGCTGCCTTCCCGCCACGATATATCGTGA
- a CDS encoding cupin domain-containing protein, which produces MKRPDCIKHWQDVEGADDSTYPDSNELFSIGAPLARRLGLGRIGIHHERLPPGRRTSYPHAESDEEEFIYVLEGHPEAWINGYLWKLEPGDSVGFPAGTGICHTFINNTDEEVRLLVVGEANKKQNRIYYPLNPVYAATREDRWVDHPPQFFGPHDGKPERK; this is translated from the coding sequence ATGAAAAGACCTGACTGTATTAAGCACTGGCAAGATGTGGAAGGTGCTGACGATTCTACCTATCCCGACAGTAACGAACTTTTTTCCATCGGCGCGCCCCTCGCTCGCAGGCTGGGCTTAGGCCGTATTGGTATTCATCATGAGCGTTTGCCGCCAGGCCGTCGTACGTCATACCCACATGCGGAAAGTGACGAAGAAGAGTTTATTTATGTGCTTGAAGGGCATCCGGAGGCCTGGATAAACGGCTACCTGTGGAAGCTTGAGCCGGGAGATAGCGTGGGGTTCCCCGCCGGGACGGGCATTTGCCATACCTTTATAAACAACACTGACGAAGAGGTACGGTTGCTGGTTGTCGGCGAGGCCAATAAAAAGCAAAACCGCATCTACTACCCGCTGAACCCGGTCTATGCCGCGACGCGCGAGGACCGCTGGGTAGATCATCCTCCTCAATTTTTTGGGCCGCATGACGGAAAACCCGAGCGGAAATAA
- a CDS encoding CsbD family protein, which yields MNKDEIGGNWKQFKGKAKEQWGKLTDDDMTVIEGKRDQLVGKIQERYGYAKDQAEKEVGDWEKRNDYRW from the coding sequence ATGAATAAAGACGAAATCGGCGGCAACTGGAAGCAGTTCAAAGGTAAAGCGAAAGAACAGTGGGGTAAGCTGACGGATGACGATATGACCGTCATTGAAGGTAAACGCGATCAGCTTGTCGGTAAAATCCAGGAGCGTTACGGCTACGCAAAAGACCAGGCGGAAAAAGAAGTGGGCGACTGGGAAAAACGCAACGACTACCGCTGGTAA
- the zur gene encoding zinc uptake transcriptional repressor Zur → MDKSTKELLAQAEKLCAQRNVRLTPQRLEVLRLMSLQQGAISAYDLLDLLRATEPQAKPPTVYRALDFLLEQGFVHKVESTNSYVLCHLFDQPTHTSAMFICDRCGAVKEECAEGVEDIMHTLAAKMGFALRHNVIEAHGLCSACVEVESCRHQDECQHDHSILVKKKPR, encoded by the coding sequence ATGGATAAGTCCACAAAAGAGCTGTTAGCGCAGGCCGAAAAGCTGTGTGCGCAACGCAATGTGCGCCTGACTCCGCAGCGCCTCGAGGTATTGCGCCTGATGAGCCTGCAACAGGGGGCGATCAGCGCATACGACCTGCTGGACTTGCTGCGTGCAACCGAGCCACAGGCAAAACCGCCTACGGTTTATCGTGCGCTGGATTTTCTGCTCGAACAAGGGTTTGTACACAAGGTTGAATCGACCAACAGCTATGTTCTGTGCCATCTGTTCGATCAGCCAACCCATACCTCAGCCATGTTTATCTGCGACCGCTGCGGCGCAGTGAAGGAAGAGTGTGCGGAAGGCGTGGAAGATATTATGCATACCCTGGCGGCTAAAATGGGCTTCGCCCTGCGTCATAACGTGATTGAAGCGCACGGGCTGTGCTCGGCGTGCGTGGAGGTGGAATCCTGTCGTCATCAGGATGAATGCCAACACGATCACTCTATTCTCGTGAAGAAAAAGCCGCGTTAA
- the lexA gene encoding transcriptional repressor LexA, whose translation MKALTTRQQEVFDLIRDHIGQTGMPPTRAEIAQRLGFRSPNAAEEHLKALARKGVIEIVSGASRGIRLLVEEETGIPLIGRVAAGEPLLAQQHIEGHYQVDPGMFKPSADFLLRVSGMSMKDIGILDGDLLAVHKTQDVRNGQVVVARIDDEVTVKRLKKQGNTVQLLPENNEFSPIVVDLREQNFSIEGLAVGVIRNGEWL comes from the coding sequence ATGAAAGCGTTAACGACCAGGCAGCAAGAGGTGTTTGATCTCATTCGGGATCATATCGGCCAGACGGGTATGCCACCCACGCGTGCGGAAATCGCTCAGCGTCTGGGCTTCCGTTCTCCAAATGCGGCCGAGGAACACCTGAAAGCGCTGGCGCGCAAAGGTGTGATTGAAATTGTGTCTGGCGCGTCTCGCGGCATTCGTCTGCTGGTGGAAGAAGAGACAGGCATTCCGCTGATTGGTCGTGTCGCCGCAGGTGAACCTCTGTTGGCCCAGCAGCATATTGAAGGTCACTATCAGGTCGATCCTGGTATGTTCAAGCCGAGTGCGGATTTCCTGCTGCGCGTCAGCGGGATGTCCATGAAAGATATCGGCATTCTTGACGGCGATCTGCTGGCCGTTCACAAAACACAGGATGTACGTAACGGTCAGGTTGTGGTCGCGCGTATTGATGATGAAGTGACAGTCAAGCGATTGAAAAAACAGGGCAACACCGTACAGCTGCTGCCCGAAAATAACGAATTCTCCCCGATTGTGGTGGATCTGCGCGAACAGAACTTCTCCATTGAAGGTCTGGCCGTTGGTGTTATCCGCAACGGTGAATGGCTGTAA
- the traF gene encoding conjugal transfer protein TraF has translation MANQAGAANTWTESRSDAMGGTGVAAGSYGSGALINPALLAKAKPDDDVTVILPSVGVQVTDEDNLQDEIDTINDKINHYKDVVDNLTPIEVITNPLGSINQFQGAAKDLADELDYLKGKTARATAGAGLAVSIPNDVLSVAFMAKGYAHGRVSSSIDQQDIDYLRSIQRSDVVAAGVALDAALNGTDQITKNLNSTASGRAAIVSDYGIAVARQFDLGGIPVSVGVTPKLQKTWIYNYTTSIYDYDSNKWNDSRYRTDDTGFNVDAGIAADFGENWTVGLSGQNLMSRDIDSKDIRIRNGRTGEVVSYKDTYQIRPLVTAGAAWHNDLVTLTADGDLTETKGFKSEDTSQYVGVGAEVTPLSWLAVRAGYRADVKGNDSNVFTGGVGFAPFNTVHVDLMGLYGEDETWGAGAQLSMTF, from the coding sequence ATGGCAAATCAGGCGGGAGCAGCCAATACCTGGACAGAATCACGTAGCGACGCCATGGGCGGCACGGGCGTAGCCGCTGGCAGTTATGGCAGCGGGGCGTTAATCAACCCCGCGTTGCTGGCAAAGGCAAAACCGGACGATGATGTGACGGTCATTTTGCCGTCCGTTGGGGTGCAGGTGACAGATGAAGACAATCTTCAGGATGAGATTGATACCATCAACGACAAAATCAATCACTATAAGGATGTGGTTGATAACCTTACGCCCATTGAAGTCATCACCAATCCGTTAGGTTCGATCAACCAGTTCCAGGGCGCGGCCAAAGATCTTGCCGATGAACTGGACTATCTCAAGGGTAAAACTGCACGTGCAACGGCTGGGGCAGGACTTGCCGTGAGTATCCCTAACGATGTGCTTTCCGTGGCCTTTATGGCCAAAGGTTATGCTCATGGTCGGGTTAGCTCATCTATCGACCAGCAAGATATTGATTATCTGCGCAGTATTCAAAGAAGCGATGTGGTTGCTGCCGGTGTTGCCCTGGATGCAGCGCTGAATGGCACGGATCAGATCACCAAAAACCTCAACTCAACGGCGTCTGGCCGGGCGGCGATTGTGTCCGACTATGGTATTGCGGTTGCCCGTCAGTTCGATCTTGGTGGCATCCCGGTTTCCGTGGGCGTAACGCCAAAACTGCAAAAAACCTGGATCTATAACTACACCACCTCCATCTACGATTACGACAGTAATAAGTGGAACGATAGCCGCTACCGTACAGACGATACGGGCTTTAACGTTGATGCTGGTATTGCCGCTGATTTTGGCGAAAACTGGACGGTCGGCCTGAGCGGGCAAAACCTGATGTCACGCGATATTGACAGCAAAGATATCCGCATACGCAACGGGCGTACGGGAGAAGTGGTGAGCTATAAAGACACCTACCAGATCCGTCCGCTTGTCACCGCGGGCGCCGCCTGGCACAACGATCTGGTCACGCTGACCGCTGATGGCGATCTAACCGAAACCAAAGGTTTCAAGAGCGAAGATACGTCGCAGTATGTCGGGGTAGGTGCTGAAGTGACCCCGCTGAGCTGGCTGGCGGTACGCGCAGGTTATCGTGCTGACGTGAAAGGCAACGACAGCAATGTCTTTACCGGCGGTGTTGGCTTTGCGCCGTTTAACACCGTCCACGTTGACCTGATGGGCCTGTACGGCGAGGACGAAACCTGGGGCGCAGGAGCACAGCTGAGCATGACGTTTTAA
- a CDS encoding diacylglycerol kinase, protein MANNTTGLTRIIKAAGYSWKGFRAAWLNEAAFRQEGVAAIVAIIIACFLDVDAITRVLLIGSVLLVMIVEILNSAIEAVVDRIGSDFHELSGRAKDMGSAAVLLAIITAAITWVTLLWSHFR, encoded by the coding sequence ATGGCCAATAATACCACTGGGTTAACCCGAATCATCAAAGCTGCTGGCTATTCATGGAAAGGTTTCCGTGCCGCGTGGCTTAACGAAGCTGCTTTCCGCCAGGAGGGGGTCGCCGCTATCGTCGCGATTATCATCGCCTGCTTCCTTGATGTTGATGCAATAACTCGCGTGCTTCTCATCGGCTCTGTTCTTTTGGTGATGATAGTGGAAATTCTCAATAGCGCTATTGAGGCGGTTGTGGACCGTATCGGTTCAGATTTCCACGAACTTTCTGGCCGCGCGAAAGACATGGGATCTGCCGCTGTGCTGCTGGCGATTATCACGGCTGCTATCACCTGGGTCACGTTGCTTTGGTCACATTTCCGATGA